One genomic region from Anabaena sp. PCC 7108 encodes:
- a CDS encoding DUF1565 domain-containing protein, whose protein sequence is MPPFKFCHNRRADILPTKLIVSPLGRYSDLPASILNLTFALGIVSIALLNTSFSSAIAQITISGEQKLHSEKTLSQVNVLFVNPSAGDDKLGNGSDRAPWQTITQALKLAQPNSLIILSPGTYSAATGEVFPLFLKPGVAIQGDIRNKGKDIKIIGGGEYLSRSFGGQNVTIVGANQTSLTGVTVTNTNTRGYGLWLESTNLIVHENTFTANTQDGISVTGNATPTISKNYFYRNGANGITITGNSRPEILENVFQQTGFGINIAQNSAPIIAGNQILNNRSGIIAQANTRPTLRNNLIADSQEDGLVVIAQATPDLGNFTEPGGNKFRNNGRYDINAKAAKQLLSAPGNNLAKNRILGNVDIQARRASIARNFRSNPVSIQETPQGKEIVFAAPTITKNPNQYLAMLPSSSNTLPANVPTSFPKNNSQITTSGEQSDTLQLNYVGIEPGVIEFTAPQASPANNSIIISAPKVYATTGKSIRYRVMVPVINNQQREVVLSVVPDAFSKTWQGSRVMQVGVFSSQNKAREMIQILSSKGLRAIIQPFN, encoded by the coding sequence ATGCCTCCCTTTAAATTTTGTCATAACCGTAGAGCAGATATCCTGCCAACAAAGTTAATTGTCTCTCCACTAGGTAGATATTCAGATTTACCTGCCTCGATATTGAATTTAACCTTTGCTTTAGGAATCGTGAGTATAGCACTTTTAAACACAAGTTTTAGCAGTGCCATTGCCCAGATTACCATTTCCGGAGAACAGAAACTTCACAGTGAGAAAACACTTTCTCAGGTTAACGTGCTGTTTGTCAACCCAAGTGCTGGAGATGACAAACTAGGTAATGGTAGCGATCGCGCTCCTTGGCAGACAATTACCCAAGCCTTGAAATTAGCACAGCCTAATAGTCTCATTATCCTCTCTCCGGGTACATATAGTGCTGCCACCGGAGAAGTATTTCCCTTATTCCTCAAACCAGGTGTGGCCATTCAAGGAGACATTCGCAATAAAGGCAAAGATATTAAAATTATTGGCGGTGGAGAATACCTGAGTCGTAGCTTTGGTGGTCAAAACGTTACCATTGTTGGTGCTAACCAAACAAGTTTAACTGGAGTCACAGTCACCAACACAAATACCCGTGGATATGGTTTATGGCTGGAATCAACCAATCTCATAGTCCATGAAAATACATTTACTGCTAATACCCAAGATGGAATTTCCGTCACTGGCAATGCTACACCCACTATTAGCAAAAATTATTTTTACCGCAATGGTGCTAATGGAATCACTATTACTGGTAATTCCCGTCCTGAAATTCTAGAAAATGTCTTTCAACAAACTGGTTTTGGCATTAACATTGCCCAGAATTCCGCTCCCATAATAGCCGGTAATCAAATTCTCAACAACAGATCAGGAATTATTGCCCAAGCAAATACTCGCCCGACTTTACGGAATAATTTAATTGCAGATAGTCAAGAAGATGGATTGGTGGTAATTGCTCAAGCTACACCGGATTTAGGTAACTTCACAGAACCAGGTGGCAATAAATTTCGGAATAATGGTCGCTATGATATTAATGCTAAAGCTGCTAAACAGCTACTCTCTGCCCCAGGCAACAACCTAGCCAAAAACCGGATACTTGGCAATGTAGATATTCAAGCTAGAAGAGCCTCTATAGCCAGGAACTTTCGGTCTAATCCTGTATCGATACAGGAAACACCTCAAGGCAAAGAAATTGTCTTTGCTGCCCCCACAATTACCAAAAATCCTAACCAGTATTTAGCTATGTTGCCTAGTAGCAGCAATACTTTACCAGCTAATGTGCCAACTTCTTTCCCCAAGAACAATTCTCAGATCACTACTTCTGGAGAACAATCAGATACACTGCAATTAAATTATGTGGGAATTGAACCGGGAGTGATTGAGTTTACTGCCCCTCAAGCATCTCCTGCTAACAATTCAATAATAATATCAGCACCCAAAGTTTATGCAACTACTGGCAAGAGTATACGTTACCGTGTCATGGTTCCAGTGATCAATAACCAACAGCGGGAAGTCGTTCTTTCTGTCGTCCCTGATGCTTTTTCTAAAACCTGGCAAGGTAGTAGAGTTATGCAAGTAGGGGTTTTTAGTAGTCAAAATAAAGCCCGCGAAATGATTCAAATTTTGAGTAGTAAAGGTTTAAGAGCGATTATTCAGCCTTTTAACTAA